In Drosophila yakuba strain Tai18E2 chromosome 2R, Prin_Dyak_Tai18E2_2.1, whole genome shotgun sequence, a single genomic region encodes these proteins:
- the LOC6531685 gene encoding rho guanine nucleotide exchange factor 25 isoform X2, whose product MAEPKKDGESSYSQSDPGLDPERQSSEEVLQEREQRTIVYEAPVGVSTGTDTRDDPFPPRKKKKKVPPEVPEEVEIELRDKSDKCVHPILEELIKTEEAYVNNLYTGIENYGNIFQRKDLPLGLRGKKYDLFGNIEQIAEFHRDEFLPMLQRNRRDLKRLFDEFLHFLDHNCFYGYVIFTMNKQKSLKLCDLYKNYFTSIRLERDDKLGINSFLVQPIQRMARYPLLLTQFINTFFKNRDIVMKPLIESCCRLEKRLRSLLTTTNESEIINDIVDCHEFNVYYQGKFRKVNEFQVLDLKLKRSYRSKVFIFDKCIIYTEIKGKNLLFHGRYPCEHIGISAKTKSFTLYYERRKQQECEFSADPIQIAAWLDLIRDMINNYANEERQKLQERYSRENDHLHRKAPSFSLYRDSNRFSSDSGIGNIWSMPKPDEETTSNRTTWYGAL is encoded by the exons ATGGCTGAGCCCAAGAAGGACGGGGAGAGTAGCTATTCGCAGTCGGATCCCGGTCTAGATCCCGAGCGCCAAAGCTCCGAGGAGGTTCTGCAGGAGCGCGAGCAACGCACCATAGTTTATGAGGCGCCCGTTGGAGTGTCCACGGGCACGGACACCCGTGATGATCCGTTTCCGCCGcgtaaaaagaaaaagaaggtGCCACCAGAAGTGCCG GAGGAGGTTGAGATCGAGCTGCGCGATAAGAGCGACAAGTGCGTGCATCCCATTCTGGAGGAGCTGATCAAGACGGAGGAGGCCTACGTGAACAACCTGTACACGGGCATCGAGAACTACGGCAACATCTTCCAGCGCAAGGATCTTCCCCTGGGACTCCGGGGTAAGAAGTACGATCTGTTTGGAAACATCGAGCAGATCGCCGAGTTCCATCGCGATGAGTTCCTACCCATGCTGCAGCGCAACAGACGCGATCTGAAGCGTTTGTTCGACGAGTTCCTGCACTTTCTAGAT CATAACTGCTTTTATGGATATGTCATCTTCACCATGAACAAGCAAAAATCCCTCAAGCTGTGCGATCTCTACAAGAACTACTTCACT AGTATCCGCCTGGAACGCGATGACAAGTTGGGCATAAATAGTTTCCTGGTTCAGCCCATTCAGCGCATGGCACGCTATCCTTTGCTGCTCACGCAGTTCATTAAT ACCTTCTTCAAGAACCGTGACATAGTGATGAAGCCACTGATCGAGTCCTGTTGTCGCCTGGAGAAGCGCCTGCGTTCCCTGCTGACAACCACCAATGAATCGGAGATCATCAACGACATTGTGGATTGCCATGAG TTCAACGTCTACTATCAGGGCAAATTCCGGAAGGTGAACGAGTTCCAGGTGCTCGATCTCAAGCTGAAGCGCAGCTATCGCTCCAAGGTCTTCATATTCGACAAGTGCATCATCTACACGGAGATCAAGGGCAAGAACCTGCTCTTCCACGGTCGTTATCCCTGCGAGCACATCGGCATCTCGGCCAAGACCAAATCCTTTACGCTCTACTACGAGCGCAGGAAGCAGCAGGAATGCGAATTCTCCGCGGATCCCATACAGATTGCTGCCTGGCTGGACCTGATCCGCGATATGATCAATAACTATGCCAACGAGGAGCGCCAGAAGCTGCAGGAGCGCTACTCCCGCGAGAATGACCACCTGCATCGCAAGGCACCCAGTTTCTCGCTGTACCGCGACTCCAATCGCTTTAGCTCGGATAGTGGCATCGGTAACATCTGGTCAATGCCAAAGCCCGACGAGGAGACGACCAGCAACAGGACCACTTGGTATGGCGCCTTGTAG
- the LOC6531685 gene encoding kalirin isoform X1, translating to MADDDLSPLPFRRERNLSNRNFNKRNSRRRISHQAAEQERHSSTLVSSNLECHDVARPASCASSVSSSSSLIQLSYSVNSDTQSAFRRRSLLKMHEAENAGGLGMSSTPESPMSPQSPDPALLDVRQKVHRFEAFKTNICFTKQERHSLKLLENRRHPSFEDQSGDHHTPPATPPRRIRLPGLGSTRSSRSSSSIPSIQGGIHEVRSEDEVDQISDFETDTHAAAEEYSIVDTVSEVVPSAEVDDSKVNQQQVQRSISADQSKEAPTLPLKMRNDFPRNYRSTPRRKTEIIGTTNEHVVGKFHSVYQPRDEEEEVEIELRDKSDKCVHPILEELIKTEEAYVNNLYTGIENYGNIFQRKDLPLGLRGKKYDLFGNIEQIAEFHRDEFLPMLQRNRRDLKRLFDEFLHFLDHNCFYGYVIFTMNKQKSLKLCDLYKNYFTSIRLERDDKLGINSFLVQPIQRMARYPLLLTQFINTFFKNRDIVMKPLIESCCRLEKRLRSLLTTTNESEIINDIVDCHEFNVYYQGKFRKVNEFQVLDLKLKRSYRSKVFIFDKCIIYTEIKGKNLLFHGRYPCEHIGISAKTKSFTLYYERRKQQECEFSADPIQIAAWLDLIRDMINNYANEERQKLQERYSRENDHLHRKAPSFSLYRDSNRFSSDSGIGNIWSMPKPDEETTSNRTTWYGAL from the exons ATGGCGGACGACGATCTCAGTCCGCTGCCCTTCCGCCGGGAGCGCAATCTCAGCAACCGCAACTTCAACAAGCGCAACTCGCGCCGCCGGATCAGCCACCAGGCGGCGGAGCAGGAGCGGCATAGCAGCACGCTCGTCAGTAGCAATCTGGAGTGCCACGACGTCGCACGGCCCGCCAGTTGCGCCAGTTCCgtgagcagcagctccagcttgATTCAGCTCTCGTACTCCGTGAATTCCGATACGCAAAGTGCCTTCCGTCGCCGCTCGCTGCTCAAGATGCACGAGGCGGAGAACGCTGGTGGCTTGGGCATGTCGTCCACACCGGAGTCTCCCATGTCGCCCCAAAGCCCAGATCCCGCCCTGCTGGATGTGCGACAGAAGGTGCACCGCTTCGAAGCGTTCAAGACAAACATTTGCTTCACGAAGCAGGAGCGGCACAGTCTCAAATTGCTGGAGAACCGTCGTCATCCATCGTTCGAGGATCAATCAGGGGATCATCACACGCcaccagccacgcccccgcgTCGCATACGCCTCCCGGGGCTGGGCAGCACacgcagcagtcgcagcagcagcagcatacCCAGTATCCAAGGTGGCATCCATGAGGTGCGCTCCGAGGACGAGGTGGATCAGATATCCGACTTTGAAACGGATACCCATGCCGCCGCTGAGGAATACTCAATTGTGGATACCGTTTCGGAGGTCGTACCCAGTGCGGAGGTGGACGATTCAAAGGTCAAccagcagcaggtgcagcgATCCATTAGCGCAGATCAGTCCAAGGAAGCGCCCACATTGCCGCTAAAAATGCGCAACGATTTCCCCAG AAACTATCGTTCTACGCCGAGGCGAAAGACTGAAATCATTGGGACCACCAACGAGCATGTGGTGGGCAAGTTTCACTCGGTCTACCAACCTAGAGATGA GGAGGAGGAGGTTGAGATCGAGCTGCGCGATAAGAGCGACAAGTGCGTGCATCCCATTCTGGAGGAGCTGATCAAGACGGAGGAGGCCTACGTGAACAACCTGTACACGGGCATCGAGAACTACGGCAACATCTTCCAGCGCAAGGATCTTCCCCTGGGACTCCGGGGTAAGAAGTACGATCTGTTTGGAAACATCGAGCAGATCGCCGAGTTCCATCGCGATGAGTTCCTACCCATGCTGCAGCGCAACAGACGCGATCTGAAGCGTTTGTTCGACGAGTTCCTGCACTTTCTAGAT CATAACTGCTTTTATGGATATGTCATCTTCACCATGAACAAGCAAAAATCCCTCAAGCTGTGCGATCTCTACAAGAACTACTTCACT AGTATCCGCCTGGAACGCGATGACAAGTTGGGCATAAATAGTTTCCTGGTTCAGCCCATTCAGCGCATGGCACGCTATCCTTTGCTGCTCACGCAGTTCATTAAT ACCTTCTTCAAGAACCGTGACATAGTGATGAAGCCACTGATCGAGTCCTGTTGTCGCCTGGAGAAGCGCCTGCGTTCCCTGCTGACAACCACCAATGAATCGGAGATCATCAACGACATTGTGGATTGCCATGAG TTCAACGTCTACTATCAGGGCAAATTCCGGAAGGTGAACGAGTTCCAGGTGCTCGATCTCAAGCTGAAGCGCAGCTATCGCTCCAAGGTCTTCATATTCGACAAGTGCATCATCTACACGGAGATCAAGGGCAAGAACCTGCTCTTCCACGGTCGTTATCCCTGCGAGCACATCGGCATCTCGGCCAAGACCAAATCCTTTACGCTCTACTACGAGCGCAGGAAGCAGCAGGAATGCGAATTCTCCGCGGATCCCATACAGATTGCTGCCTGGCTGGACCTGATCCGCGATATGATCAATAACTATGCCAACGAGGAGCGCCAGAAGCTGCAGGAGCGCTACTCCCGCGAGAATGACCACCTGCATCGCAAGGCACCCAGTTTCTCGCTGTACCGCGACTCCAATCGCTTTAGCTCGGATAGTGGCATCGGTAACATCTGGTCAATGCCAAAGCCCGACGAGGAGACGACCAGCAACAGGACCACTTGGTATGGCGCCTTGTAG
- the LOC6531686 gene encoding glutathione S-transferase S1, producing MADEAQAPPAEGEAPPPAEGAEGAVEGGEPAPPAEPAEPIKHSYTLFYFNVKALAEPLRYLFAYGNQEYEDVRVTRDEWPALKPTMPMGQMPVLEVDGKRVHQSISMARFLAKTVGLCGATPWEDLQIDIVVDTINDFRLKIAVVSYEPEDEIKEKKLVTLNAEVIPFYLEKLEQTVKDNDGHLALGKLTWADVYFAGITDYMNYMVKRDLLEPYPALRGVVDAVNALEPIKAWIEKRPVTEV from the exons ATGGCCGATGAAGCACAAGCACCACCAGCCGAGGGAGAGGCGCCACCACCCGCCGAGGGAGCCGAGGGTGCCGTCGAGGGCGGAGAGCCCGCTCCTCCAGCAGAGCCCGCCGAGCCCATCAAGCACAGCTACACGCTCTTCTACTTCAACGTGAAGGCGTTGGCCGAGCCCCTGCGCTACCTGTTCGCCTACGGCAACCAGGAGTACGAGGATGTGCGCGTCACCCGCGACGAGTGGCCAGCCCTGAAGCCAA CCATGCCAATGGGACAGATGCCCGTGCTGGAGGTGGACGGCAAGCGTGTGCACCAGAGCATCTCGATGGCCCGATTCTTGGCCAAGACCGTCGGCCTGTGCGGTGCCACTCCGTGGGAGGATCTGCAGATCGACATTGTCGTTGACACCATCAATGACTTCCGTCTAA AAATTGCAGTCGTCTCGTACGAACCGGAGGACGAGATTAAGGAGAAGAAGTTGGTCACCCTGAATGCGGAGGTCATTCCATTCTACCTGGAGAAGCTCGAGCAGACCGTCAAGGACAACGATGGTCACCTGGCTCTGGGCAAG CTGACCTGGGCCGACGTCTACTTCGCAGGCATCACCGACTACATGAACTACATGGTCAAGCGCGATCTGCTGGAACCCTACCCAGCTCTGCGCGGAGTCGTGGATGCCGTCAACGCTTTGGAACCGATCAAGGCCTGGATCGAGAAGCGCCCCGTCACCGAGGTCTAA